One window of Dermacentor albipictus isolate Rhodes 1998 colony chromosome 9, USDA_Dalb.pri_finalv2, whole genome shotgun sequence genomic DNA carries:
- the RpL12 gene encoding large ribosomal subunit protein uL11 → MPPKFDPTEVKVVCLRAVGGEVGATSALAPKIGPLGLSPKKVGDDIAKATQDWKGLKITVKLIIQNRQATIEVVPSAASLIIKALKEPPRDRKKVKNVKHSGNLTFDEILTIARTMRPRSMARSLAGTLKEILGTCQSVGCTVDGCHPHDLIDKVNSGDVEVPEE, encoded by the exons ATGCCTCCCAAGTTTGATCCGACAGAGGTTAAAGTGG TGTGCCTACGAGCCGTTGGCGGTGAAGTGGGTGCCACATCTGCCCTGGCTCCGAAGATTGGTCCCCTCGGTCTG TCGCCGAAGAAGGTCGGTGACGACATCGCCAAGGCGACGCAGGACTGGAAAGGCCTGAAGATCACCGTCAAGCTCATCATCCAGAACAGGCAGGCCACCATCGAAGTCGTGCCCAGCGCTGCCTCGCTCATCATCAAGGCTCTCAAAGAGCCACCACGCGACCGCAAGAAGGTCAAGAACG TGAAGCACAGTGGCAACCTGACTTTCGATGAGATCCTCACGATTGCGCGGACAATGCGGCCCCGTTCCATGGCACGGAGCCTGGCTGGCACTCTCAAGGAGATCCTGGGCACGTGCCAATCCGTTGGCTGCACCGTCGATGGCTGCCACCCGCACGACCTCATCGACAAGGTGAACAGCGGTGACGTCGAGGTGCCCGAG GAGTAA